A single Lolium perenne isolate Kyuss_39 chromosome 6, Kyuss_2.0, whole genome shotgun sequence DNA region contains:
- the LOC127306178 gene encoding probable galacturonosyltransferase-like 9, giving the protein MGGATPPMWAGLVLLAFLAASGASAPLPRFAEAPEYRNGDGCPAAVAGAGVCDPGLVHIAMTLDAHYLRGSMAAIYSLLKHASCPESLFFHFLAAADAPSTASLRTALAASFPSLRFEIYPFRPDTVTNLISASVRAALEAPLNYARNHLADLLPKCVPRAIYLDSDVLAVDDVRRLWETRLPAAAVVAAPEYCHANFSRYFTDAFWSDPGLGARVFAGRRRAPCYFNTGVMVIDLRRWRSGNYRHRIEQWMELQKERRIYELGSLPPFLLVFAGEVEAVDHRWNQHGLGGDNVLGSCRPLHKGPVSLMHWSGKGKPWDRLDAGRPCPLDHTWKSYDLYVDDSSSASAPSLTSLSSSALPAAVFSW; this is encoded by the coding sequence atGGGCGGCGCCACACCGCCGATGTGGGCCGGGCTCGTCCTGCTTGCCTTCTTGGCCGCATCGGGGGCATCGGCGCCGCTGCCGAGGTTCGCGGAGGCCCCCGAGTACCGCAACGGGGACGGGTGCCCGGCCGCCGTCGCGGGCGCCGGGGTCTGCGACCCGGGCCTCGTCCACATCGCCATGACGCTCGACGCGCACTACCTCCGGGGCTCCATGGCCGCCATATACTCCCTCCTCAAGCACGCCTCCTGCCCCGAATCCCTCTTCTTCCACttcctcgccgccgccgacgcccctTCCACCGCCTCCCTCCGCACCGCGCTCGCCGCCTCCTTCCCCTCCCTCCGCTTCGAGATCTACCCGTTCCGCCCCGACACCGTCACCAACCTCATCTCCGCGTCCGTGCGCGCGGCCCTCGAGGCGCCGCTCAACTACGCCAGAAACCACCTCGCCGACCTGCTCCCCAAGTGCGTGCCGCGGGCCATCTACCTCGACTCGGACGTGCTGGCGGTCGACGACGTGCGGCGCCTCTGGGAGACGcgcctccccgccgccgccgtcgtcgccgcgccCGAGTACTGCCACGCCAACTTCTCCCGCTACTTCACCGACGCCTTCTGGTCCGACCCGGGCCTCGGCGCGCGCGTcttcgccggccgccgccgcgcgccctgCTACTTCAACACGGGCGTCATGGTCATCGACCTCCGCCGCTGGCGCTCGGGGAACTACCGCCACCGCATCGagcagtggatggagctgcagaaGGAGAGGCGCATCTACGAGCTCGGGTCGCTGCCCCCGTTCTTGCTTGTATTCGCCGGGGAGGTCGAGGCCGTCGACCACCGCTGGAACCAGCACGGTCTGGGCGGCGACAACGTGCTCGGTAGCTGCCGCCCGCTCCACAAGGGCCCGGTCAGCCTCATGCACTGGTCCGGGAAGGGCAAGCCGTGGGACCGCCTCGATGCCGGCAGGCCGTGCCCGCTCGACCACACCTGGAAGTCGTACGACCTCTATGTCGACGACTCATCCTCGGCATCAGCGCCGTCCCTCACCTCATTGTCATCATCGGCATTGCCCGCAGCAGTCTTCTCCTGGTAG